From a single Okeanomitos corallinicola TIOX110 genomic region:
- a CDS encoding response regulator transcription factor, which translates to MSAQLLLVDDEPGLREAVKEYLQESGFSVQVASNAREGWDLMQQNTPDLVISDIMMPQVDGYQFLKQLRDNPRFQALPVVFLTAKGMTGDRIQGYQAGVDAYLPKPFDPDELIAIVENLLSRRMAQVPAPGEDSENMDIAKLAHEISKIKDLLSPRTTISQSPPPFKIDLTPREQSVLNLVAQGLMNKEIARRLETSVRNVEKYVSRLFSKTGTNSRTELVRFALEHGLAQ; encoded by the coding sequence ATGTCAGCACAACTGTTACTGGTAGATGATGAACCAGGATTAAGAGAAGCCGTTAAAGAATATTTACAAGAAAGTGGCTTCAGCGTTCAAGTTGCCAGTAACGCCCGTGAAGGTTGGGACTTGATGCAGCAAAATACACCTGATTTAGTCATTTCTGATATTATGATGCCCCAGGTAGATGGCTATCAGTTTCTCAAGCAACTGCGAGATAATCCCCGTTTTCAAGCCTTACCAGTGGTGTTTTTAACGGCTAAGGGGATGACAGGCGATCGCATCCAAGGTTATCAAGCTGGTGTAGATGCCTATTTACCCAAACCTTTTGATCCTGATGAATTGATCGCTATAGTGGAGAACTTACTATCTCGTCGCATGGCTCAAGTGCCAGCCCCAGGAGAAGATAGTGAAAATATGGACATTGCCAAATTAGCCCACGAAATTTCTAAAATCAAAGACTTATTAAGTCCTAGAACCACAATTTCTCAATCTCCACCCCCTTTTAAAATAGATTTAACTCCCAGGGAGCAAAGTGTTTTGAACTTGGTAGCACAAGGATTAATGAATAAAGAAATTGCCCGGCGTTTAGAAACAAGCGTCCGCAATGTAGAGAAATATGTAAGTCGTTTATTTAGTAAAACAGGGACTAACAGCCGTACAGAATTAGTACGTTTTGCTCTAGAACATGGTTTAGCTCAGTAG
- a CDS encoding ABC transporter permease yields MLKFFTKLDYLLKETFLGLQRGGWMNWAAVSTMTVLLFLFGLSLQTSWQVEALLNQFGNQLELSVYLEPGVQAINLEPMVDKIPNIAGVEIITKDQAWTKLVQELGLTNIEGANQQLGGNPLVDEIKVKATNPEVVIDLATQLAKIPGVDVVQYVDEAVKRIAQLHRGLNWLTLTITVILTLTAIAVTTTTIRLIVMARRREIEIMQLVGATRAWIYLPFILQGISFGLVGGAMAWSFISVTQQFINRLLANQPDFIQFISNGLQLTLMQNLLLPLILLGFGAIVGLMGSLFAVRRFANR; encoded by the coding sequence ATGTTGAAATTTTTTACCAAACTAGATTATCTACTCAAAGAAACTTTCCTGGGTTTACAAAGAGGCGGTTGGATGAATTGGGCAGCTGTCAGTACCATGACAGTATTACTATTTTTATTTGGATTAAGTTTACAAACTTCTTGGCAAGTAGAAGCACTACTAAATCAGTTTGGTAATCAATTGGAATTATCAGTGTATTTAGAACCCGGTGTGCAAGCAATCAATCTTGAACCGATGGTAGATAAAATCCCTAACATTGCCGGAGTAGAAATTATTACTAAAGATCAAGCTTGGACTAAATTAGTTCAAGAATTAGGCTTAACTAATATTGAAGGAGCAAACCAACAACTGGGGGGAAATCCTCTAGTAGACGAAATTAAGGTAAAAGCAACTAATCCTGAAGTTGTCATTGATTTAGCTACGCAACTGGCAAAAATACCCGGTGTAGATGTAGTTCAGTATGTAGATGAAGCCGTAAAACGCATTGCCCAACTACATCGTGGTTTAAATTGGTTAACTTTAACTATTACAGTTATTTTAACTTTAACAGCGATCGCCGTCACCACAACCACAATTCGCCTGATTGTCATGGCACGTCGTCGGGAAATTGAAATTATGCAATTAGTGGGAGCAACTAGAGCTTGGATTTATCTACCATTCATTCTACAAGGGATTTCTTTTGGTTTAGTGGGTGGAGCGATGGCCTGGAGTTTTATTTCTGTCACTCAGCAATTTATCAACCGTTTACTAGCCAATCAACCCGACTTTATCCAGTTTATTAGTAATGGTTTACAGTTAACTTTGATGCAAAACTTACTATTACCCTTGATTCTCTTGGGTTTTGGCGCAATTGTTGGTTTAATGGGTAGTTTATTTGCTGTTCGTCGTTTTGCTAACAGGTAA
- a CDS encoding mucoidy inhibitor MuiA family protein produces the protein MANSEVSSWRKTIDSKIAAVTVYGDKALVTRRGLISLTGEERELLITPLPMTLETDSVRVSGNGTVEVRLLGVSSDRIYTTEPVAEKVAQITRQIQQLESEKRHLQAQIDALALQSSFITGLGQKTEEPFAQSLSRKNLNLSETLDFLNFIGSQYSEYAISAGECRTQQQELEKQLQPLRATLQKIQTPHPKESLNITVEVEVTDSGEFELEISYVVNRASWKPLYDLRVDSKNNVLHLTYLAEVNQTTGEDWVDVPLTLSTAKLGLGSLPPKLKPWYIDIPRIRADDPVNVQRSMSPPPAMAVLLPNPPHASKSIQEESEENFINAETVVTEVSKQGSVVTFKLNHGGHIPTDGTPHKTTIFQADYPCHFNYVGIPRLVSFAYLQANVKNPPDGAILLPGTANIFRDTIFVGTSPLTNIAPGQEFTINLGIDEGLKIERDLVERQVDKKLMSSQRRVTYAYRLVVTNLLNQAANLKLTEQLPVSKNEQIKVRLTRSHPQIQLGEMGVLEWDILFAAQEKQEFYYQFTVEYPSELTVLGLDI, from the coding sequence GTGGCGAACTCGGAAGTATCATCTTGGCGTAAAACTATAGATAGTAAGATTGCTGCTGTTACCGTCTATGGTGATAAGGCTCTGGTGACAAGACGAGGTTTAATATCGTTAACTGGAGAGGAAAGAGAGTTATTAATTACACCATTACCGATGACTCTAGAAACGGATTCTGTGAGGGTAAGCGGTAATGGTACAGTAGAAGTACGGTTGCTGGGAGTGAGCAGTGATCGCATTTATACTACTGAACCTGTGGCGGAAAAGGTAGCACAGATCACAAGACAAATCCAGCAGTTAGAATCGGAAAAGCGCCATCTCCAAGCCCAAATAGATGCTTTGGCTTTACAATCTAGTTTTATTACTGGTTTGGGTCAAAAGACTGAAGAACCTTTTGCTCAAAGTTTGTCTAGGAAGAATCTGAATTTAAGCGAAACCTTGGATTTTCTTAACTTTATTGGTAGTCAGTATAGCGAATATGCGATTTCTGCTGGAGAATGCAGAACCCAACAACAGGAATTAGAAAAACAATTACAACCACTCCGCGCAACATTACAAAAAATCCAGACACCACACCCCAAGGAAAGCTTAAATATTACAGTAGAAGTTGAAGTTACAGATTCTGGAGAATTTGAGTTAGAAATTTCTTATGTAGTAAATCGTGCTAGTTGGAAACCACTTTATGATTTACGGGTTGATAGTAAAAACAATGTTCTACATTTAACTTATTTAGCAGAGGTTAACCAAACCACAGGAGAAGACTGGGTAGATGTACCCTTGACTCTTTCTACAGCTAAATTGGGTTTAGGTTCGTTACCACCCAAATTAAAACCTTGGTATATTGATATTCCCCGTATTCGTGCTGATGATCCTGTCAATGTTCAGCGTTCCATGTCTCCACCCCCAGCGATGGCTGTGCTTTTACCTAATCCTCCTCATGCTTCAAAATCTATACAAGAAGAGAGTGAGGAAAATTTTATTAATGCAGAAACTGTAGTTACGGAAGTATCTAAACAAGGTAGTGTAGTTACATTTAAACTGAATCATGGTGGTCATATTCCTACGGATGGTACTCCCCATAAAACCACTATTTTTCAGGCTGATTATCCTTGTCATTTCAACTATGTAGGAATACCACGTTTAGTTAGTTTTGCTTATTTACAAGCTAACGTGAAGAATCCTCCTGACGGTGCGATTTTATTACCAGGAACAGCGAATATTTTCCGAGATACTATTTTTGTTGGTACAAGTCCATTAACAAATATTGCTCCGGGACAAGAATTTACAATTAATTTGGGTATAGATGAAGGTTTAAAAATTGAGCGTGATTTAGTTGAACGTCAGGTAGATAAGAAATTAATGAGTAGTCAACGTCGGGTGACTTATGCTTATCGCTTGGTGGTGACTAATTTATTAAATCAAGCAGCGAATTTAAAGTTAACTGAACAATTACCAGTTAGTAAGAATGAGCAAATTAAGGTGCGCTTGACTCGTTCTCATCCGCAAATTCAGTTAGGGGAAATGGGTGTTTTAGAATGGGATATTTTATTTGCAGCGCAGGAAAAGCAAGAATTTTATTATCAGTTTACTGTTGAGTATCCGTCAGAGTTAACGGTGTTGGGGTTGGATATTTAA
- the rpsN gene encoding 30S ribosomal protein S14 has product MAKKSMIEREKKRAKLAEKYAAKREALLEEFKQAESPLDKLEIHRKIQQLPRNSAPSRHQNRCWVTGRPRGVYRDFGLSRNVLREWAHQGLLPGVVKSSW; this is encoded by the coding sequence ATGGCGAAAAAGAGCATGATTGAGCGCGAAAAAAAACGCGCTAAGTTGGCAGAAAAGTATGCTGCAAAACGGGAAGCACTTTTAGAAGAGTTCAAACAAGCAGAATCTCCCCTAGATAAGTTAGAAATTCATCGTAAGATTCAACAGCTACCTCGGAACAGCGCACCTAGCCGTCATCAAAACCGTTGCTGGGTAACTGGCCGTCCTAGAGGAGTTTACCGTGATTTTGGACTATCTCGGAACGTTCTGCGGGAATGGGCGCACCAAGGTTTGTTACCTGGAGTTGTCAAGTCTAGCTGGTAG
- a CDS encoding protein phosphatase 2C domain-containing protein, translating to MENDAATLYCPNEYCQAANPLTHKFCQRCSTALPKIYLWVVGDSLSLGSPGEILADRYLVIDQSIVLDLKPGLLPQIPELDKLEKIKAYLKLIPYRLHIPQVYGILSMNEGKSDSEVLLLEKPPLLADSTFTQVKICNQLITAWGEASSIRQMNWLWQIAHLWQPLVTEGVAASLLDPDLIRVEGALVRLLELHFDSQLAPTLSQLGEFWQQLVKKAKPAIAEFLKQISNALIKGEITSSEQLIAVLDQGLTALGTASAGKNPPTQSTTIKIITQTDTGPSRQRNEDACYPPSGFLVSKPPYTHALAIVCDGIGGHEGGNIASNLAIETIQQQVIELTSVPYQNIDPVTLMTDLEQAVALVNDKISQRNDTENRQGRQRMGTTLVMALPIAHEMYITHIGDSRAYWITRHGCNQITLDDDVASREVRLGYAVYREALQHSGSGSLVQALGMSKSGSLHPTAQRFIIDEDAVFLLTSDGLSDFDRVEECWDTEILPIINGEANLPDVATRLIEIANTKNGHDNVTIALVHYQINYSEPDIKIKAEIPDISTSKTVNLTPEASDDTISSSNSQQQTQVIADTQPKLGSKFLLQLVIIFGVFLGSAYLGYWYKTQKEKQSPPELPKPLLTTPSETQPATPTPGQRGGQETPNTEEKQPPSPVNPTLGTE from the coding sequence ATGGAAAATGACGCGGCAACCCTTTACTGCCCAAATGAATATTGTCAAGCGGCCAACCCTTTGACACACAAGTTTTGCCAGCGATGCTCCACAGCCTTACCCAAGATTTATCTGTGGGTAGTAGGAGATAGTTTGAGCCTGGGTAGTCCTGGAGAAATTCTTGCCGATCGTTATTTGGTCATTGATCAATCAATAGTCCTTGATCTCAAACCCGGTTTACTACCCCAGATTCCTGAATTAGATAAATTAGAAAAAATAAAAGCTTATCTCAAGCTAATTCCCTATCGCTTGCACATACCCCAAGTATACGGAATACTATCAATGAATGAGGGAAAATCTGACTCAGAAGTATTACTTCTAGAAAAACCCCCATTGTTGGCCGATAGTACCTTTACCCAAGTAAAGATTTGTAACCAGTTGATAACTGCCTGGGGTGAAGCCTCATCAATACGACAGATGAATTGGCTGTGGCAGATAGCCCATCTATGGCAACCTCTAGTGACAGAAGGAGTGGCTGCAAGTTTATTAGATCCTGATTTAATCAGAGTAGAAGGGGCATTGGTCAGGTTACTAGAACTGCATTTTGATAGCCAACTAGCCCCCACATTGTCACAACTAGGAGAATTTTGGCAACAACTGGTTAAAAAAGCCAAACCAGCCATAGCTGAATTTCTCAAACAAATTAGTAATGCTTTAATTAAGGGCGAAATAACTTCATCAGAGCAATTGATCGCTGTTTTAGATCAAGGATTAACAGCACTGGGGACAGCCTCTGCGGGAAAAAATCCCCCCACTCAAAGCACAACAATCAAAATTATCACCCAAACAGATACAGGGCCTAGTCGTCAACGTAATGAAGATGCCTGTTACCCACCTAGTGGCTTTTTAGTCAGTAAACCACCCTATACCCACGCTTTAGCTATTGTTTGTGATGGAATTGGTGGACATGAGGGAGGTAACATAGCCTCAAATTTAGCGATTGAAACAATTCAGCAACAGGTCATTGAACTGACTTCAGTTCCCTACCAAAATATAGATCCTGTCACACTAATGACTGATTTAGAACAGGCCGTAGCCTTGGTCAATGATAAAATCAGTCAACGGAATGATACGGAAAATCGCCAAGGCCGCCAAAGAATGGGAACTACCTTGGTGATGGCCTTGCCCATTGCCCATGAAATGTATATCACCCATATTGGTGATAGTCGTGCTTACTGGATTACACGCCATGGTTGTAATCAAATTACCTTAGATGATGATGTTGCATCCCGTGAGGTACGACTAGGCTATGCTGTTTACCGTGAAGCTTTACAACATAGTGGTTCTGGTTCTCTAGTCCAGGCCTTGGGCATGAGCAAGAGTGGCTCATTACATCCTACTGCCCAAAGATTTATCATTGATGAAGATGCAGTATTCCTGCTTACTTCCGATGGACTGAGTGATTTTGACCGGGTAGAAGAGTGTTGGGATACAGAAATATTACCAATTATTAATGGGGAAGCAAATTTACCAGATGTTGCCACACGACTCATAGAAATTGCTAATACGAAAAATGGCCATGATAATGTCACAATTGCTTTAGTACATTATCAAATCAATTACTCTGAACCAGATATAAAAATCAAAGCAGAAATTCCTGATATATCCACCAGCAAAACAGTTAATCTGACTCCAGAAGCTAGTGATGACACTATTTCATCAAGTAATTCTCAACAACAAACTCAAGTAATTGCAGATACTCAGCCCAAACTCGGCAGCAAATTCTTGTTACAGTTGGTAATTATTTTCGGGGTATTTTTAGGATCTGCTTATCTAGGATACTGGTACAAAACCCAAAAAGAAAAACAGTCCCCTCCTGAACTACCAAAACCTCTATTGACTACCCCATCAGAAACCCAACCTGCTACTCCGACACCTGGTCAGAGAGGAGGTCAAGAAACCCCAAACACCGAGGAAAAACAACCACCATCACCAGTTAATCCAACTTTAGGGACTGAGTGA
- a CDS encoding Npun_R1517 family heterocyst differentiation transcriptional regulator — translation MNSKALPRQINNLEVGVYECEIHLKFRLIEEKSLLGDREQLLQVLLDALTEGSDDFLETLQASVKAQEVSEFKASPQMRRQLMRLRNFADNNQ, via the coding sequence ATGAACTCCAAAGCATTACCGCGTCAAATCAATAATCTCGAAGTCGGTGTTTATGAGTGTGAAATACATCTCAAGTTCCGTTTGATTGAGGAAAAAAGTCTGTTGGGCGATCGCGAACAACTTTTGCAAGTCCTCCTAGACGCACTCACTGAGGGATCTGATGATTTTTTAGAAACTCTACAAGCTTCTGTCAAGGCACAGGAGGTTTCTGAGTTTAAAGCCTCACCCCAAATGAGGAGACAACTCATGCGGTTAAGAAACTTTGCTGATAACAATCAATAG
- a CDS encoding Uma2 family endonuclease, which produces MVTLQLRQLTVPPGHRIILHNIAWQEFEEILTELGEHRASKLAYSQGNLEIRMPLPKHEVAKVIIGDLVKIILEELEIDCESFGSTTFKREDMDSGIEPDDSFYIQNHARMIGKEKIDLTIDPPPDLVIEIDVTSKTQLNAYLALAVPEIWRYANDKLQINIFENGKYIESEISPNFPKLPIKEIIPQFVEQSRTIGRSPTLRKFRQWLKKYDH; this is translated from the coding sequence ATGGTAACATTACAACTAAGACAATTAACAGTACCTCCAGGACATAGAATTATATTACACAATATTGCTTGGCAAGAATTTGAGGAAATATTAACAGAATTAGGCGAACATCGTGCCAGTAAATTAGCTTATAGTCAGGGAAATTTAGAAATCAGGATGCCATTACCAAAGCATGAAGTAGCCAAAGTCATCATTGGAGATTTAGTTAAAATTATCCTAGAAGAATTAGAAATTGATTGTGAATCTTTTGGTTCAACTACTTTTAAACGTGAAGATATGGATAGTGGTATAGAACCTGATGACTCGTTTTATATTCAAAATCATGCGCGGATGATTGGCAAAGAAAAGATAGATTTAACAATTGATCCACCACCTGATTTAGTAATAGAAATTGATGTCACATCTAAAACCCAGTTGAATGCTTACTTAGCATTAGCAGTTCCTGAAATATGGCGATATGCAAATGATAAGTTACAGATTAATATTTTTGAAAATGGTAAATATATAGAATCAGAAATTAGCCCTAATTTTCCTAAATTACCAATTAAGGAAATAATTCCTCAGTTTGTTGAACAAAGTCGAACTATCGGCAGAAGTCCTACCCTCAGAAAATTTCGCCAATGGCTAAAAAAATATGATCATTGA
- the aat gene encoding leucyl/phenylalanyl-tRNA--protein transferase: MEYDVAAIIRGYAQGYFLMADEYDHLGWYGSKERTLIPLDERFRYPKSLQRVLNQERFTVAINRDFMGVVAGCANRETTWISPELKKIYSLLYETGYAYSFETWQGDQLAGGILGVVIGGAFIGESMFYNIPEGSKVAMVKLVERLRQRKFLLFDAQMMNPHLARFGAYPVNSEEYEILLRQALQIPCCFQ, from the coding sequence ATGGAATATGATGTTGCTGCTATTATCCGAGGTTATGCTCAAGGCTATTTTCTCATGGCTGATGAGTATGATCATTTAGGATGGTATGGAAGTAAGGAAAGAACGTTGATTCCTTTAGATGAAAGATTTCGTTATCCTAAGTCACTACAACGGGTTTTGAACCAAGAAAGATTTACAGTAGCCATTAACCGTGACTTTATGGGTGTAGTAGCAGGATGTGCTAACCGAGAAACAACTTGGATTTCTCCAGAATTAAAAAAAATTTATTCACTATTATATGAAACTGGTTATGCTTATAGTTTTGAAACTTGGCAAGGTGATCAACTTGCTGGGGGAATTTTAGGGGTTGTTATTGGTGGTGCTTTTATTGGTGAATCAATGTTTTACAACATTCCTGAAGGTTCTAAGGTAGCAATGGTCAAGCTGGTAGAAAGATTGCGTCAACGGAAATTTCTGCTATTTGATGCCCAAATGATGAATCCCCATTTAGCCAGATTTGGCGCGTATCCTGTTAATAGTGAAGAATATGAAATTTTACTCAGACAGGCTTTACAAATACCATGCTGTTTCCAATAA
- a CDS encoding LysR substrate-binding domain-containing protein: protein MNQATLHQLKVFEAAARHGSFTRAAEELFLTQPTVSMQIKQLTKSVGLPLFEQVGKRLFLTEAGEELFATCRQIFETIAQFEMKVANLKGLKQGQLRLAVITTAKYIIPRLLGPFCQLYPGIDISLKVTNHEGILDRMIANMDDLYIMSQVPDRLDINYEPFLENPLVVFAPANHPLAQEKNIPIERLADEPFIMREPGSGTRRAVQNLLEEHDVKVKVKLELGSNEAIKQAIAGGLGISVLSRHTLLTDAHEFSILDIQHFPIKRTWYIAHPAGKHLSIVARTYYDYLLDAAKKIVENEIAPLSIKIDLPPE from the coding sequence TTGAACCAAGCGACATTACACCAGTTGAAGGTGTTCGAGGCCGCTGCAAGACACGGTAGCTTTACCCGTGCTGCTGAAGAATTGTTTCTTACCCAGCCGACAGTATCAATGCAAATCAAGCAGTTGACTAAATCTGTGGGATTACCATTGTTTGAGCAGGTGGGAAAACGTCTATTTTTAACAGAAGCAGGAGAGGAGTTATTTGCTACTTGTCGCCAGATTTTTGAAACCATAGCCCAATTTGAAATGAAAGTGGCAAATTTAAAAGGGCTAAAACAAGGTCAATTACGTCTGGCTGTGATTACAACCGCAAAGTATATTATTCCTCGTTTACTTGGGCCTTTTTGTCAACTGTATCCAGGAATTGATATTTCCTTGAAAGTTACTAACCATGAGGGAATTTTAGATCGCATGATTGCGAATATGGATGATTTGTATATCATGAGCCAAGTTCCAGACCGTTTAGATATCAATTATGAGCCTTTTTTAGAAAATCCTTTGGTGGTTTTTGCACCGGCAAATCATCCTTTGGCTCAGGAAAAAAATATTCCTATAGAACGATTAGCAGATGAACCGTTTATTATGCGTGAACCAGGTTCAGGTACACGTCGCGCTGTGCAAAATCTTTTAGAGGAACATGACGTGAAGGTTAAAGTCAAGTTGGAGTTAGGGAGTAATGAAGCGATTAAACAGGCAATAGCTGGAGGTTTAGGAATTTCAGTTTTATCTCGGCATACTTTATTAACGGATGCTCATGAGTTTAGTATTTTAGATATACAGCATTTTCCTATTAAACGGACTTGGTACATAGCTCATCCGGCGGGTAAACATTTATCTATTGTCGCTCGTACTTATTACGACTATCTGCTAGATGCAGCTAAGAAGATTGTGGAAAACGAGATTGCACCTTTAAGTATTAAAATTGACTTGCCTCCAGAGTAA
- a CDS encoding NAD(P)H-quinone oxidoreductase subunit M, which yields MDNPTLLKSTTRHIRIFAAEMDKDELVPSHQVLTLDIDPDNEFNWNEDTLQKVYRKFDELVEASSGLDLTDYNLRRIGSDLEHFLRSLLQKGEISYNLSSRVTNYSMGLPQIAVKADQ from the coding sequence ATGGATAACCCGACGCTACTCAAGTCCACAACCAGGCATATTCGCATTTTTGCAGCGGAAATGGACAAAGACGAATTAGTTCCTAGTCATCAAGTCTTAACATTAGATATTGATCCAGACAACGAATTTAACTGGAACGAAGATACTCTGCAAAAAGTTTATCGCAAATTCGATGAACTCGTAGAAGCTTCCAGCGGATTAGACCTGACAGACTATAACTTACGTAGGATTGGGTCAGACCTGGAGCATTTTTTGCGATCGCTCTTACAAAAAGGCGAAATTAGTTACAATCTCTCCAGCCGAGTTACTAACTACAGCATGGGATTACCCCAGATTGCAGTCAAAGCTGACCAATAA